AAAATCGTTATTTCACTGTAATTATAACACTTAAATTTTAGACGGCGTTTAGGTGATAAAATTTTAATAATTAACTTCTGCAGATGTGTGAAATTTGCTTTTTGGTTTATTGGTCTAAGATTTGTTTAAGAAACTTAATAAGTATTTATTGAAATTAAATTATATGTTAATGGCACCTTTTTATAATCTCCGCACGAAAATAAAAAATAAGGAGAAAACATGAGAAATGTTAGCAAGGTTTACAATCCAAAAAGCTCGCACTGGGTGGGTGATGGATTTTTAGTATATCCGCTTTTTACACATATGGATGAAGTTGATAAAGGAACGAATCCTTTTTTGATGCTTGATTATGCAGCACCGCAGTATTTTGAGCTAAATAATGGACAACCTCGTGGCGTTGGCGAGCATCCGCACAAAGGTTTTGAGACGGTAACTATCGCTTATGCTGGTGAGGTCGAGCATAGAGACTCAACAGGTGGTGGTGGCGTCATAAAGCAAGGTGACGTGCAGTGGATGACAGCTGGTGTAGGAGTAACTCATCAAGAATTTCACTCAAAAGAATTTGGTCAAAAAGGTGGGCTTTTTGAGATAGTGCAGCTTTGGGTAAATTTACCAAAAGCACATAAAAATACGCAGCCTAAGTATCAGCACCTACCAAAAGAGCGTATCCCAGTGGTTAGTATAGGAGACGGTGAAGCTAGGATAATAGCTGGTGAGTATGAGAACACAAGGGGTGCTGCAAGTACATTTACGCCGCTAAATGTCTGGGATATAAGCGTAAAAGAAGATGGTAAGATAACGCTAGACTTACCAGTAAGCCACAATCTAAGCTTGGTCGTCTTGCGTGGCAATGTGATAATAAATAACTCACAAAAAGCAAGTGAAACACAACTAGTAAGGTTTGAAAACGCTAGCGGTGCAGTAATCATAAAAGCTATGGGTGGTGAGGCAAAGATACTACTTCTCTCAGGTGAGCCGATAGATGAGCCAGTAGTAGGATATGGACCGTTTGTGATGAATACAAAAGAGGAGATTAATCAAGCAATTGATGATTATCGCAGAGGAGAATTTGGGCAGATACCGGTGGAAAACTAAATAAAACGCACGTGGTTAAGGCCGCGTGCGTATTTTAGAAATTTTGTTATTTTTAGTCTTGATTTATTTATAAAGCTTTGTAAGATAGAGTCTTGCTAAGCTTTACAAAAGTAAAATCTTAAAAATTAAAGTGTTTTTGTATAAATTTAATAATGCCACAAAGCTTGCTTTTACTGTTTTGTTTTAAAATTTAAATAGCAAAAGATAATTTCAAATCAACGCCTTAAAAATTATTTTCCTCAAAAAAGTCGGTGTCGATTTTGCAAATTTCATATATTTGGCTTGTTTGAACGCCGACTTTGTATTTTATCATTAGCTCTGCAAGCTTGTCGCCATCTACCAAAACCACACTAAAATTTTGATTATCTTTGGCGAAATTTTCAGCTTCTTTAGTAAATTTTGCCGTAGTGATAAAGACGCCTTTTTTAATATTTTTATTTGAGATGGCGCCGATAAACTGCTGAATTTCTGGCCTACGGATATTACTGCCGTCTTTGTATCTTTTTGCTTGGATATAAATTTTAGAAAGCCCAAGTTCATCTTCATCTATGATGCCATCTATTCCGCCGTCTGGGCCTTTGTTCGTAAGATTTCCAGCTCCATAATTCATCTTTTCAAGTAGCTTTGTTACAAGGTATTCAAAAAATCTTGGCTCTTTTTCTAAAATGCTAGATAAAATTTCACTTTTTAGCTCTTCTTTTATCTTGCAAAGCGCTTCATCTATATTGTCATCTGGGGTATTTTCCGTGGCTTCTTTTTTCTCTTGCCTTATCTCTTGCTTGTAAATTTCATCGTACCAAGTGAGAAATTTGCTCTTTTTGTCCTTGCTACTTACTAGCTCTTTGCCAAAATTTGTTATAGCAAATAGACTTCTACCAACTTTTTGAAGCGGTACTTTTTCTGGCTTTGATTTTACTTGAGCTGTTGTGGCCAGATAGGATAAGGCCCAATCGGTACGATTTATATAAGTTGGAGTTCCTCTTTTTATTTTTTGCAAAAGATCTTCGTCTTTTAACTTAAAATGCTTAATTATAAATTTAGAAATTTCAGTTCTATTTGCCTCTTTCTTTTGTGCGACAAATTCTAAAATAGGTAGCATCATATCTTTATAGCTTGGTAACATTTTATATCCTTAAATGAAGCAAATTTTTGAAATTATATAAATTTTTTGGCTTAAAAGCTATAATCAAGACATGAGAAGTCTTGGCCTAACAAATTTTCTTTTAGAAAATATTAGCTTATTTGTAAATACCTTTGCTACGATATTTGCGCTAATTTTTTGTTTTGTTTCTGGTGTTGGAATCGTCTTTATACTTATCGTATTTCCACTTGGTTATATAATGGGCGCACTCTTATCAATCCCATTTTTGATATTTTTATTTTTCTTATTTTTATCTATTGATATCTTTTTATGCCTTTTGGCATCTATTTGCAATCTTTTTTAACAAATTTAGAAGTAAATTTGGGGCTTTTACAGCCCCTTTGCTACTTTATAGCAGCCATTTTTCTACGCATATAAGCTATGCGGCTTTGAAGTGGTAAGTGTTTAGGGCAGTTGTCTTCACAGCCTAGTAAAGTCATACAGCCAAACACGCCGTCATCGTCGCCGATAAGCTCGTAAAAGTCCTCGTCGGTTCGTTTATCAAGTGCGTCGATCTTAAATCTTGCTACGCGGTTAAGTCCGACCGCACCGATGAAATCAGGCCTCATGATAGCCGTACCACACGCAGCCACGCAGATACCGCACTCGATGCAGCGATCAAGCTCAAATACTTCCTGCGCTACTTCAGGCTCAACCTTTTCTTCAAGCTTAGAGATATCTGTCTCGTGGTCGGTGTGTATCCAGCTCTCCACACGCCTACTCATCGCATTCATCCAGTTACCCGTATCTACACTTAAGTCTTTTAGTAACTTAAATACTGGCAAAGGCATAAGCTCGATTACTCCGCTTTCAAAATCTTTAGTAAGAGTTCTACACGCTAATCTTGGCTTGCCATTTACAAGCATGCCACAACTTCCACAAATTCCAGCACGACAAACAAAGTCAAAGCTAAGATCTGGATCAAATTTCTCGCGAATCATATTTAACGCGATAAATAATGTCATACCATCAGTCTCTTCTAGCTCGTAGGTCGCAAAATGCGGCTTTGAAATTTTGCTTAACGGATTATATTTAAATGCTTTTATGGTTATTTTTCTACTCATATCCTATTCCTGTTCTTTCGTTTGGTGCTTTGTATTTTGGTTGAAGATCATAGTGCATTAAAGCCTCTTGAATTTCTTGTCTGCTCTTACCTTCAGCTTGCATTTTCTCACGAATTTCATCGACCTCTTTTTGGCGGATGGCACTATCTGGATGCTCAATAATATTACCTTTCGCACCATAGCCTCTAAATGCCGGTGGCATCTCCATTTTCATAATATCAAGTGGCTCATATACGATAGTCGGTAGCGTATCGCCCTCTTTCCAGCTAGTTAGAGTTCTGTTTAGCCAGTTTAGGTCGTCGCGTTTCGGATAGTCCTCGCGGCAGTGAGCGCCACGGCTCTCTGTTCTATCAAGCGCGCCTTTTGCGATACAAAGGGCTAGTTTTAGCATCTTTGGTACGCGGTAGGCCTCCTCAAGCTCAGGGTTGCCAAATAGCGCCTTGTTTGTGACTTTGACGTCTAAAGATTGTTTATAAAGCTCTTCTAGCTCTTTTACCGCTACGGCTAGACCTTCGCCTGTTCTAAAGATCGCTACGTGCTCCCACATGATGTCTTTCATCTTGTTTTTGATCTCAAATACGTTAAATTTGCCCTCTTTTTCGACAAGGCTCTTTAAATAGTCTTCCTCTTTTTT
The Campylobacter concisus genome window above contains:
- a CDS encoding pirin family protein codes for the protein MRNVSKVYNPKSSHWVGDGFLVYPLFTHMDEVDKGTNPFLMLDYAAPQYFELNNGQPRGVGEHPHKGFETVTIAYAGEVEHRDSTGGGGVIKQGDVQWMTAGVGVTHQEFHSKEFGQKGGLFEIVQLWVNLPKAHKNTQPKYQHLPKERIPVVSIGDGEARIIAGEYENTRGAASTFTPLNVWDISVKEDGKITLDLPVSHNLSLVVLRGNVIINNSQKASETQLVRFENASGAVIIKAMGGEAKILLLSGEPIDEPVVGYGPFVMNTKEEINQAIDDYRRGEFGQIPVEN
- a CDS encoding restriction endonuclease, giving the protein MLPSYKDMMLPILEFVAQKKEANRTEISKFIIKHFKLKDEDLLQKIKRGTPTYINRTDWALSYLATTAQVKSKPEKVPLQKVGRSLFAITNFGKELVSSKDKKSKFLTWYDEIYKQEIRQEKKEATENTPDDNIDEALCKIKEELKSEILSSILEKEPRFFEYLVTKLLEKMNYGAGNLTNKGPDGGIDGIIDEDELGLSKIYIQAKRYKDGSNIRRPEIQQFIGAISNKNIKKGVFITTAKFTKEAENFAKDNQNFSVVLVDGDKLAELMIKYKVGVQTSQIYEICKIDTDFFEENNF
- a CDS encoding fumarate reductase iron-sulfur subunit; the encoded protein is MSRKITIKAFKYNPLSKISKPHFATYELEETDGMTLFIALNMIREKFDPDLSFDFVCRAGICGSCGMLVNGKPRLACRTLTKDFESGVIELMPLPVFKLLKDLSVDTGNWMNAMSRRVESWIHTDHETDISKLEEKVEPEVAQEVFELDRCIECGICVAACGTAIMRPDFIGAVGLNRVARFKIDALDKRTDEDFYELIGDDDGVFGCMTLLGCEDNCPKHLPLQSRIAYMRRKMAAIK